A stretch of the Vulcanisaeta souniana JCM 11219 genome encodes the following:
- a CDS encoding AAA family ATPase codes for MPGAPGVRLAYRWLFRRLPGQHEAGLASLSGLIHGEPVLLVGPPGTGKTLLITSLARMVNAKAYIIQLHKYMTDVEVFGPYNVRALQDGRLVRNWSPIISADVIYLDEVFNAPSFLLNALNSMLNERLIYDPFTGEVMPIRAFAIYGASNYIPQSPELMAFADRFPIKASVDYVSPEFYGEALRVSNDSQETPSGIITPQELGELRTRALEILGSDGFTDEYLLITQGIAGLREFGVKISDRTLFTKLPRVIASLMALLDCPAEQKGCTTYTAFLVMPWVIGSSLQLPEEYRASPEDSVRESLKMARNDFMALVSAVRVFMRYEAKVLAMEPMDLAGYENTINDIADVLRYQRWYSFLVDFLEWRVSWLSKRAEENAGRLARARS; via the coding sequence ATGCCCGGTGCACCGGGTGTTAGACTCGCATACCGATGGCTCTTTAGACGCCTCCCAGGCCAGCATGAGGCTGGCCTCGCGAGCTTGAGCGGACTAATACATGGGGAGCCAGTACTACTAGTGGGGCCACCAGGCACTGGAAAGACGCTCTTGATAACGAGCCTCGCGAGGATGGTTAATGCCAAGGCGTACATCATACAGCTCCACAAGTACATGACTGACGTGGAGGTCTTTGGTCCGTATAATGTAAGGGCACTCCAGGATGGGCGTTTGGTTAGGAATTGGTCGCCAATCATTAGTGCTGATGTCATATACCTCGATGAGGTCTTTAATGCACCGTCATTCCTACTTAATGCCCTCAACAGTATGCTCAACGAGCGCCTCATCTACGACCCATTCACTGGGGAGGTAATGCCGATCAGGGCATTCGCGATTTACGGGGCCTCGAATTATATACCACAATCGCCTGAGTTAATGGCCTTTGCGGATAGGTTCCCAATCAAGGCCAGCGTTGATTACGTGAGTCCAGAATTCTACGGTGAGGCACTTAGGGTTAGTAATGACTCTCAGGAGACACCCAGTGGTATTATAACTCCCCAGGAGCTTGGGGAGTTGAGGACTAGGGCGTTGGAGATTTTGGGGAGTGATGGGTTCACTGACGAGTACTTGTTAATTACCCAGGGGATTGCTGGGCTTAGGGAGTTCGGGGTCAAGATTAGCGATAGGACCCTATTCACAAAGCTACCCAGGGTCATTGCCAGCCTAATGGCTTTGCTTGACTGCCCAGCGGAGCAGAAGGGTTGTACCACGTACACGGCATTCCTCGTAATGCCCTGGGTCATTGGCTCCAGCCTACAATTGCCTGAGGAGTATAGGGCTAGTCCAGAGGACTCTGTAAGGGAGAGCCTCAAGATGGCTAGGAACGACTTCATGGCTCTAGTGAGTGCCGTGAGGGTCTTCATGAGGTACGAGGCTAAGGTGCTAGCCATGGAGCCAATGGACTTGGCTGGTTACGAGAATACTATCAATGATATTGCTGATGTCTTGAGGTACCAGAGGTGGTACTCATTCCTAGTGGACTTTCTAGAGTGGCGTGTCTCGTGGCTCAGTAAGAGGGCGGAGGAGAATGCCGGGAGGCTAGCAAGGGCTAGGAGTTAA
- a CDS encoding STIV orfB116 family protein, producing MTEILLLNALPLNAISQGEVVIKARRISPEEARRIIEGKQLRSFIGHEATANALSILLGVNVPTNRANATLTKGSEALIIVLVQRLPEGQVIRSVEEVLRFFQLWHVKVE from the coding sequence ATGACTGAAATCCTACTCCTCAACGCCCTACCACTTAATGCCATCTCCCAAGGCGAGGTTGTGATTAAAGCCAGGAGAATTAGCCCCGAGGAGGCTAGAAGGATCATCGAGGGGAAGCAATTAAGGAGTTTTATTGGACACGAGGCAACGGCAAATGCCCTTTCAATACTCCTTGGTGTTAATGTCCCTACAAACAGGGCGAATGCCACGTTGACAAAAGGAAGCGAGGCATTAATCATCGTTCTAGTTCAGAGGCTACCCGAAGGACAAGTAATTAGGAGCGTTGAAGAAGTATTGAGGTTCTTCCAATTATGGCATGTAAAGGTTGAGTGA